From the Priestia filamentosa genome, the window ACAATACTTTTTAATTGATGTTAGGAATGGCCCTGCTCATGTAAGAAGTGTAACGATTAAGGATGCCCATGTTATACCCGAACAGGAATTAGATAATCGTTTAGATGAGATTCCCAAGGACAAGAAGATTATCGTGTATTGTTGGGATGTTTGGTGCAATACAGCTGCTAAAGTTGCCAAATCTTTATTGGAACAAGGGTATAACGTAAAAGAGTTAACGGGGGGAATTTCCGCATGGCAGGAAATGAACTTTCCGGTTTCAACATCCACTCCAGATAATCCTCTATC encodes:
- a CDS encoding rhodanese-like domain-containing protein is translated as MNALDYFNARLQATISPMGYIRAKEMNPEQYFLIDVRNGPAHVRSVTIKDAHVIPEQELDNRLDEIPKDKKIIVYCWDVWCNTAAKVAKSLLEQGYNVKELTGGISAWQEMNFPVSTSTPDNPLSNHCGC